The following nucleotide sequence is from Paracrocinitomix mangrovi.
GCAGTTATTAAAGCGCTTTTCAATCCACTCATGTTTTTCTTATGCAGTTTCAACCACAAAAATTGAGTAACTAAGCTACTTCCTATTACGGCAGTTAACTGTAAAGCGGATATCTCCCAGTTTAAAGCAAGAATTCCATAGGTTAAAAATGTGGATAGATAAATGATTTGAAAATGACGGGCATCCTTCAAGAGATTGGAAAGCCAACTGTTTTCTTTTATCAATGAGAATTGAATTGCACTGCTGTTATTCATCATAATTCAAAGCTTAATTTTGGGTCTGTACAGCAAACTTTTAAAAAGGTTCAAAATGATTTTATTATTTTTAAATCATGAGACCTTTAACCCTATTCATACTACTGTTTACAACAGTGTTTATTTCCTGTAATTCTGTAGAAAAAAGAGATTTCAATTATGAATCTGAAGGCGGCACACAGTATATCTGCAAGCTAGATGAAATTAATTTTTTGAGTGAATTACTTAATAATTACAGCGATCCGGATTACAGAAACTTCATTAAGCAAGCAAAAGAAATAGATAATAGTAAAGGATTTTTTGATGTCTTTTTTGAACAAGCAAATGAATCAGATTACAAGGCTGCAGAAAACTTTTCTAGAACCAGGCCAGATATATTCTCCAAAGAAATGTCCAATAGTGATGTTAAGGGAGTTATTATTGATCAATTTCGATTAAGGTTGCAGGAAAGTATTGAATTTTTGATTCTCTATTTTGAAAAAGAGTTTGAGGCAATTAACATCTACCTTAATGATGATCTAATGATCTGTATTGAGATTCCGAAAAATGCCAAATCAAGGGAGGTGATTATTGAAAGCCTTTTGAACAATCAACAAAAACTTGAATTTTTGTACGTGGTCTATTCGGTAGAGGAAATTGAAAAGGTTTATAATTACGAAAGAAGTTTAGCTAATAGTGGGAATTTAGATGCCGTAGAAGTAGAAAGCGAGAATGACTTATTAAAACCCTTTGATTATAATCCAATAATTGAAATTGAAGGTGATGGAAAGTTTCAACCCTCTTTGAATAATTCAGGAACTTATTTTGCTAATACAGAGTATTTGGGATTCTGTAAAATAAAGGATACGGCTGCCTTATCTTTAATTTTGAAAGACTTAAATGATAATGAAGAAAGACGATATGTTTGGTCAAGTTCACCCGTATATGATAGCAATGGTGAGAATTCTGAAAAAATGACACTTTATTATCTTGAAAAGCCTTTACATGCAGAAGTAAATAACCAATTAATAGAGACTAAGCATATTGAAAATGTAGAGGTTAAAGAAGATTATTATAACATCAATGAATACACCATTGAAATTCAGTTTACAGAAGAAGGATCTGAAGTATGGAGCAATTTAACTGGCGCTTTAATCGGTCAACCTTTGGCGATAGTTTTCAATAACAAAGTTTTAAGCGCACCCATTGTTCAGGATAGAATGTGGGATAGATGCAGTATCTATGGAGGGTTTGATAAAGTAACTGCTGATGAACTTGCCGGTTTGTTGAAAGGGTCTATTTCTACAAATGGATTAAGTATTGTTAAAAAGAACCGGGATTAAGTTACTCCTCCTGCAATTCAGTGAATCTATCGATTCGTTGATAAGTCTTGATAAAAAATCAAGAGTGGTCAAGCATATTTTTCCTTATTTTAAGGAGAGAAAACCTTAACCAATGTTGATTCGATCA
It contains:
- a CDS encoding SecDF P1 head subdomain-containing protein, yielding MRPLTLFILLFTTVFISCNSVEKRDFNYESEGGTQYICKLDEINFLSELLNNYSDPDYRNFIKQAKEIDNSKGFFDVFFEQANESDYKAAENFSRTRPDIFSKEMSNSDVKGVIIDQFRLRLQESIEFLILYFEKEFEAINIYLNDDLMICIEIPKNAKSREVIIESLLNNQQKLEFLYVVYSVEEIEKVYNYERSLANSGNLDAVEVESENDLLKPFDYNPIIEIEGDGKFQPSLNNSGTYFANTEYLGFCKIKDTAALSLILKDLNDNEERRYVWSSSPVYDSNGENSEKMTLYYLEKPLHAEVNNQLIETKHIENVEVKEDYYNINEYTIEIQFTEEGSEVWSNLTGALIGQPLAIVFNNKVLSAPIVQDRMWDRCSIYGGFDKVTADELAGLLKGSISTNGLSIVKKNRD